The following proteins come from a genomic window of Chiroxiphia lanceolata isolate bChiLan1 chromosome 16, bChiLan1.pri, whole genome shotgun sequence:
- the CCP110 gene encoding centriolar coiled-coil protein of 110 kDa isoform X3, whose product MKMEDYEIFCKKHLSRIQEEAIQGETSFTVQHKNISLIHFYGVPVLSPLLSLEKKKEIQQYKEKALDLETRKRNCRNRALLNRVQEIVENVQMKKGLNMSDVNAQEAENSCPDSDSKALTDFTALSDVSVACSPERHRSTDLEKTPELAPSGTAGQRTSHVTEVVKATEENISSKQSESRFLKDVPCPRAASPDKLCHKLTSHTLQKQEGRAGSPSDEDVQDPCVMSLQNLIKKSREYIEREQSKRASKGSSKRSTSESHSDKENDSVKTTDSAKERAKLTGRSCTAQTLDKPSLNKSNTLLQGASTQTNNTSMSSLSSFSKVDIPTRVGTPPVVDSDSDEEFKKNSVFERDSSIVRSLTGSYAKLPSPEPSMSPKMHRRRPRPLSMGHIIINNPVNAYELSPKGKGRAMDLIMQDIADKNNVSESVPKFMVDFNMVCPGRVPGVNRNSSGPCDGLGVGKPNRHSFGLWESKGMVSATVEGQVVLDSRGPYRVETSTNIIAPKLTEPCAVSQSAVTQKIPAGNEVKAPVLPENTKSNSAVELNKSYDVENPSPLLMQSKNVQQQVDTPNVSPAHEQVPENFEKVKRRLDLDANNCQTETSSCVLRVGMEEPEKQWLQEQKYPMESVYITPESMAKEDILKTKMLAFEEMRKRLEEQHAQQLSILIAEQEREQEKLQKELEEQERKLKGKKVTTTEIEISKVNINSRMELEWRKKSESGLLESVQSQLETVHNTDSTSIGFAHTTPNTFSSTSETSFFLWGPSGSGVIKTSVSRPTNRIKTRWSQVLSPEIQMKFDKITAVAKGFLTRRLLQTEKLKHLKQTVKDTVEFIKNFQSEAPLKRGSVSAQDASLHERVMAQLRAALYDIHDIFFTMDASERMNILRHDREVRKEKMLRQMDKVKSPRERVTLSTATQKSLDRKKYMKASEMGIPSKKIIIKQKTPESRILQPNQGQNAPVHRLLCRQGTFKTSVNGVEQNRKKASESRVSNKALSGAYAGRTQRKKPNVVTI is encoded by the exons ATGAAGATGGAGGACTATGAAATATTCTGTAAGAAGCATCTTTCCAGAATCCAAGAAGAGGCAATACAAGGAGAAACTTCTTTTACTGTTCAGCACAAAAATATCTCCCTCATTCATTTCTATGGAGTCCCTGTTCTTTCTCCTCTG CTTagccttgaaaagaaaaaggaaatacagcaaTATAAGGAGAAAGCATTGGACCTGGAGACCAGGAAACGGAACTGCCGGAACAGAGCTTTGCTGAATCGCGTTCAGGAGATTGTAGAAAATGTCCAG ATGAAGAAGGGACTTAACATGAGTGATGTGAACGCACAGGAGGCTGAGAATTCTTGCCCTGACTCAGATTCAAAAGCTTTGACTGACTTCACAGCTCTATCAGATGTCAGTGTGGCATGTTCTCCCGAAAGACACCGTTCCACGGACCTGGAAAAGACACCAGAACTTGCACCATCAGGTACTGCAGGGCAGAGGACATCACATGTGACAGAAGTAGTtaaagcaacagaagaaaacatttcttcaaaGCAAAGTGAGAGTCGCTTCTTGAAAGATGTCCCTTGTCCAAGGGCTGCCTCTCCTGACAAACTGTGCCACAAGCTCACGTCACACACTCTGCAAAAGCAAGAGGGACGAGCGGGGTCGCCGTCAGATGAGGATGTCCAAGATCCATGTGTAATGAGTCTTCAGAACCTGATAAAGAAATCCAGGGAGTACATAGAGAGAGAGCAAAGCAAGCGTGCCTCAAAAGGCAGTTCAAAGAGGAGCACGAGTGAAAGTCATTCAGATAAAGAAAATGACAGTGTTAAAACCACCGACTCTGCgaaggaaagagcaaagcttACAGGCAGGAGTTGCACTGCTCAGACACTTGATAAACCCAGTCTTAATAAATCAAATACCCTTCTCCAAGGTGCCTCTACGCAGACAAATAACACAAGTATGTCCTCTTTATCCAGTTTTTCTAAAGTGGACATACCTACGAGAGTTGGAACGCCCCCTGTGGTGGATTCAGATTCAGAcgaagaatttaaaaagaattctgTGTTTGAACGTGACAGTAGCATTGTCAGGAGCCTCACAGGCTCCTATGCCAAATTGCCAAGCCCAGAGCCAAGCATGAGCCCTAAAATGCACCGACGGCGCCCGAGACCTTTATCAATGGGACACATCATTATAAATAACCCTGTGAATGCCTACGAGTTAAGTCCTAAAGGCAAGGGTAGAGCCATGGATTTAATCATGCAAGATAttgcagataaaaataatgtgtCCGAATCAGTGCCAAAGTTCATGGTGGACTTCAATATGGTTTGCCCTGGCAGAGTTCCTGGTGTCAACAGGAATTCTTCGGGCCCTTGTGATGGGTTGGGGGTTGGCAAACCGAATCGCCATTCCTTTGGGCtctgggaaagcaaaggaatgGTGTCGGCTACCGTGGAAGGACAGGTGGTGTTGGACAGCAGAGGGCCATATAGAGTAGAGACCAGTACTAATATCATAGCTCCAAAACTGACTGAGCCGTGTGCCGTCAGCCAGTCTGCAGTAACACAGAAGATCCCAGCTGGGAATGAAGTGAAAGCGCCTGTTTTGCCAGAAAACACCAAATCTAATTCCGCGGTGGAACTCAATAAATCTTACGATGTCGAAAACCCGTCTCCGCTGCTAATGCAGAGCAAGAATGTGCAACAGCAGGTGGATACTCCAAATGTTTCCCCGGCACATGAGCAGGTtccagaaaattttgaaaaggtaAAACGTAGACTTGATCTGGACGCCAACAACTGCCAAACAGAAACCAGTTCCTGTGTTCTGAGAGTTGGAATGGAAGAACCAGAGAAGCAGTGGTTGCAAGAACAGAAATATCCCATGGAATCAGTTTACATTACCCCTGAAAGTATGGCAAAAG aagatattttgaaaactaaaatgtTGGCCTttgaagaaatgagaaagagaCTTGAAGAACAGCATGCACAACAACTGTCCATTCTGATAGCTGAACAAGAGAGAGAACAGGAGAAATTGCAGAAG GAActggaagagcaggagagaaagttaaaaggaaagaaggttACTACAACGGAAATAGAGATTTCCAAAGTGAATATTAACAGTAGGATGGAGTtggagtggaggaaaaaaagtgaaagtggCTTGCTGGAAAGTGTGCAGTCTCAGCTGGAGACAGTCCATAACACAGACTCCACCAGCATTG GTTTTGCTCATACAACACCCAACACCTTTTCTTCGACAAgtgaaacttcattttttctctGGGGACCATCAGGTAGTGGAGTCATAAAAACCTCAGTATCCAGGCCAACTAATAGAATCAAAACTAGGTGGTCTCag gttCTCAGTCCAGAGATACAAATGAAGTTTGATAAGATCACTGCTGTGGCAAAGGGATTTCTCACTCGTAGACTcctgcagacagaaaaactgaaacatctTAAGCAAACTGTAAAA GATACTGTGGAGTTCATAAAAAATTTTCAGTCTGAAGCCCCATTAAAAAGGGGAAGTGTGTCAGCACAAGATGCATCCCTTCATGAAAGAGTAATGGCTCAG CTGCGAGCTGCTCTGTATGACATCCATGACATCTTTTTTACAATGGATGCATCAGAAAGGATGAATATTCTGCGTCACGATCGTGAAGTTCGGAAAGAGAAGATGCTCAGGCAAATG gatAAAGTAAAGAGCCCAAGAGAGCGAGTGACACTTTCAACAGCTACACAGAAATCTCTGGACAGGAAGAAGTACATGAA GGCTTCAGAAATGGGAATaccaagtaaaaaaataatcataaaacaaaaaactcctGAAAGCCG CATACTTCAACCAAACCAAGGACAGAATGCCCCAGTTCATAGACTGCTTTGCAGACAAGG aACCTTTAAGACCTCAGTGAATGGGGTTGAGCAAAATAGAAAGAAGGCCTCAGAGAGCAGAGTGTCTAACAAGGCCCTTTCAG GAGCATATGCAGGAAGAACCCAAAGAAAGAAGCCAAATGTTGTGACAATTTAA
- the CCP110 gene encoding centriolar coiled-coil protein of 110 kDa isoform X7 produces MKMEDYEIFCKKHLSRIQEEAIQGETSFTVQHKNISLIHFYGVPVLSPLLSLEKKKEIQQYKEKALDLETRKRNCRNRALLNRVQEIVENVQMKKGLNMSDVNAQEAENSCPDSDSKALTDFTALSDVSVACSPERHRSTDLEKTPELAPSGTAGQRTSHVTEVVKATEENISSKQSESRFLKDVPCPRAASPDKLCHKLTSHTLQKQEGRAGSPSDEDVQDPCVMSLQNLIKKSREYIEREQSKRASKGSSKRSTSESHSDKENDSVKTTDSAKERAKLTGRSCTAQTLDKPSLNKSNTLLQGASTQTNNTSMSSLSSFSKVDIPTRVGTPPVVDSDSDEEFKKNSVFERDSSIVRSLTGSYAKLPSPEPSMSPKMHRRRPRPLSMGHIIINNPVNAYELSPKGKGRAMDLIMQDIADKNNVSESVPKFMVDFNMVCPGRVPGVNRNSSGPCDGLGVGKPNRHSFGLWESKGMVSATVEGQVVLDSRGPYRVETSTNIIAPKLTEPCAVSQSAVTQKIPAGNEVKAPVLPENTKSNSAVELNKSYDVENPSPLLMQSKNVQQQVDTPNVSPAHEQVPENFEKVKRRLDLDANNCQTETSSCVLRVGMEEPEKQWLQEQKYPMESVYITPESMAKEDILKTKMLAFEEMRKRLEEQHAQQLSILIAEQEREQEKLQKELEEQERKLKGKKVTTTEIEISKVNINSRMELEWRKKSESGLLESVQSQLETVHNTDSTSIGFAHTTPNTFSSTSETSFFLWGPSGSGVIKTSVSRPTNRIKTRWSQVLSPEIQMKFDKITAVAKGFLTRRLLQTEKLKHLKQTVKDTVEFIKNFQSEAPLKRGSVSAQDASLHERVMAQLRAALYDIHDIFFTMDASERMNILRHDREVRKEKMLRQMDKVKSPRERVTLSTATQKSLDRKKYMKASEMGIPSKKIIIKQKTPESRILQPNQGQNAPVHRLLCRQGSICRKNPKKEAKCCDNLRRQHSLG; encoded by the exons ATGAAGATGGAGGACTATGAAATATTCTGTAAGAAGCATCTTTCCAGAATCCAAGAAGAGGCAATACAAGGAGAAACTTCTTTTACTGTTCAGCACAAAAATATCTCCCTCATTCATTTCTATGGAGTCCCTGTTCTTTCTCCTCTG CTTagccttgaaaagaaaaaggaaatacagcaaTATAAGGAGAAAGCATTGGACCTGGAGACCAGGAAACGGAACTGCCGGAACAGAGCTTTGCTGAATCGCGTTCAGGAGATTGTAGAAAATGTCCAG ATGAAGAAGGGACTTAACATGAGTGATGTGAACGCACAGGAGGCTGAGAATTCTTGCCCTGACTCAGATTCAAAAGCTTTGACTGACTTCACAGCTCTATCAGATGTCAGTGTGGCATGTTCTCCCGAAAGACACCGTTCCACGGACCTGGAAAAGACACCAGAACTTGCACCATCAGGTACTGCAGGGCAGAGGACATCACATGTGACAGAAGTAGTtaaagcaacagaagaaaacatttcttcaaaGCAAAGTGAGAGTCGCTTCTTGAAAGATGTCCCTTGTCCAAGGGCTGCCTCTCCTGACAAACTGTGCCACAAGCTCACGTCACACACTCTGCAAAAGCAAGAGGGACGAGCGGGGTCGCCGTCAGATGAGGATGTCCAAGATCCATGTGTAATGAGTCTTCAGAACCTGATAAAGAAATCCAGGGAGTACATAGAGAGAGAGCAAAGCAAGCGTGCCTCAAAAGGCAGTTCAAAGAGGAGCACGAGTGAAAGTCATTCAGATAAAGAAAATGACAGTGTTAAAACCACCGACTCTGCgaaggaaagagcaaagcttACAGGCAGGAGTTGCACTGCTCAGACACTTGATAAACCCAGTCTTAATAAATCAAATACCCTTCTCCAAGGTGCCTCTACGCAGACAAATAACACAAGTATGTCCTCTTTATCCAGTTTTTCTAAAGTGGACATACCTACGAGAGTTGGAACGCCCCCTGTGGTGGATTCAGATTCAGAcgaagaatttaaaaagaattctgTGTTTGAACGTGACAGTAGCATTGTCAGGAGCCTCACAGGCTCCTATGCCAAATTGCCAAGCCCAGAGCCAAGCATGAGCCCTAAAATGCACCGACGGCGCCCGAGACCTTTATCAATGGGACACATCATTATAAATAACCCTGTGAATGCCTACGAGTTAAGTCCTAAAGGCAAGGGTAGAGCCATGGATTTAATCATGCAAGATAttgcagataaaaataatgtgtCCGAATCAGTGCCAAAGTTCATGGTGGACTTCAATATGGTTTGCCCTGGCAGAGTTCCTGGTGTCAACAGGAATTCTTCGGGCCCTTGTGATGGGTTGGGGGTTGGCAAACCGAATCGCCATTCCTTTGGGCtctgggaaagcaaaggaatgGTGTCGGCTACCGTGGAAGGACAGGTGGTGTTGGACAGCAGAGGGCCATATAGAGTAGAGACCAGTACTAATATCATAGCTCCAAAACTGACTGAGCCGTGTGCCGTCAGCCAGTCTGCAGTAACACAGAAGATCCCAGCTGGGAATGAAGTGAAAGCGCCTGTTTTGCCAGAAAACACCAAATCTAATTCCGCGGTGGAACTCAATAAATCTTACGATGTCGAAAACCCGTCTCCGCTGCTAATGCAGAGCAAGAATGTGCAACAGCAGGTGGATACTCCAAATGTTTCCCCGGCACATGAGCAGGTtccagaaaattttgaaaaggtaAAACGTAGACTTGATCTGGACGCCAACAACTGCCAAACAGAAACCAGTTCCTGTGTTCTGAGAGTTGGAATGGAAGAACCAGAGAAGCAGTGGTTGCAAGAACAGAAATATCCCATGGAATCAGTTTACATTACCCCTGAAAGTATGGCAAAAG aagatattttgaaaactaaaatgtTGGCCTttgaagaaatgagaaagagaCTTGAAGAACAGCATGCACAACAACTGTCCATTCTGATAGCTGAACAAGAGAGAGAACAGGAGAAATTGCAGAAG GAActggaagagcaggagagaaagttaaaaggaaagaaggttACTACAACGGAAATAGAGATTTCCAAAGTGAATATTAACAGTAGGATGGAGTtggagtggaggaaaaaaagtgaaagtggCTTGCTGGAAAGTGTGCAGTCTCAGCTGGAGACAGTCCATAACACAGACTCCACCAGCATTG GTTTTGCTCATACAACACCCAACACCTTTTCTTCGACAAgtgaaacttcattttttctctGGGGACCATCAGGTAGTGGAGTCATAAAAACCTCAGTATCCAGGCCAACTAATAGAATCAAAACTAGGTGGTCTCag gttCTCAGTCCAGAGATACAAATGAAGTTTGATAAGATCACTGCTGTGGCAAAGGGATTTCTCACTCGTAGACTcctgcagacagaaaaactgaaacatctTAAGCAAACTGTAAAA GATACTGTGGAGTTCATAAAAAATTTTCAGTCTGAAGCCCCATTAAAAAGGGGAAGTGTGTCAGCACAAGATGCATCCCTTCATGAAAGAGTAATGGCTCAG CTGCGAGCTGCTCTGTATGACATCCATGACATCTTTTTTACAATGGATGCATCAGAAAGGATGAATATTCTGCGTCACGATCGTGAAGTTCGGAAAGAGAAGATGCTCAGGCAAATG gatAAAGTAAAGAGCCCAAGAGAGCGAGTGACACTTTCAACAGCTACACAGAAATCTCTGGACAGGAAGAAGTACATGAA GGCTTCAGAAATGGGAATaccaagtaaaaaaataatcataaaacaaaaaactcctGAAAGCCG CATACTTCAACCAAACCAAGGACAGAATGCCCCAGTTCATAGACTGCTTTGCAGACAAGG GAGCATATGCAGGAAGAACCCAAAGAAAGAAGCCAAATGTTGTGACAATTTAAGAAGACAGCACTCACTGGGATAA